The following proteins come from a genomic window of Flavobacteriaceae bacterium MAR_2010_188:
- a CDS encoding 4-hydroxybenzoate polyprenyltransferase: MIIAIQIMLKYALLQPFNVGITLNWFGFALLVLATLCIASAGYIINDINDVDTDTINAPDDVIVGNTISEKTAYTLFIIFNIVGVVLGFYLSHLVGKSGFFAIFVIVSILLYLYATYLKQMLIVGNLLVAGLVAFTILIVGLFELFPAITESNFQTQQTFFRIMLDYAFFAFLLTLAREVAKDLQDYEGDKASELNTLAVYAGKAKGTKILFVLILLPIAAVTYYILTYLYKQQIAVFYFLILILAPLIYTAIKSFNAKRKKQYSHISIMLKLIMVTGIFSLLIFKYILL; the protein is encoded by the coding sequence ATGATTATCGCTATTCAAATTATGTTGAAATATGCCCTGCTACAACCTTTTAATGTAGGCATTACTCTTAATTGGTTTGGATTCGCGCTTTTAGTTTTGGCCACGCTCTGCATCGCCTCAGCTGGATATATCATTAATGACATCAATGACGTGGACACAGATACTATAAATGCGCCCGATGACGTAATTGTCGGTAACACCATCAGCGAAAAAACCGCCTATACGCTCTTTATAATATTCAATATTGTCGGCGTAGTCCTTGGCTTTTACTTATCGCACCTAGTTGGGAAAAGCGGATTCTTTGCCATCTTTGTGATAGTTTCTATTTTACTTTATTTGTACGCTACCTATCTAAAACAGATGCTAATTGTAGGTAATCTGTTGGTTGCTGGCCTTGTCGCCTTTACGATATTAATTGTTGGTTTATTCGAATTGTTCCCTGCTATTACAGAAAGCAACTTCCAAACACAACAGACTTTCTTTAGAATAATGCTCGATTATGCCTTCTTTGCTTTTTTGCTTACTCTGGCAAGAGAGGTTGCTAAGGATTTACAGGACTATGAAGGCGATAAGGCTTCAGAACTAAATACGTTAGCTGTGTATGCCGGCAAGGCAAAAGGCACCAAAATATTATTTGTACTGATTTTATTACCCATCGCGGCGGTAACTTATTACATCTTAACTTACTTGTACAAGCAGCAGATTGCAGTTTTCTATTTTCTAATTCTTATCCTTGCTCCCTTAATTTATACGGCTATTAAGTCATTCAACGCAAAAAGAAAAAAGCAATATTCACACATTAGTATTATGTTGAAATTGATAATGGTAACAGGGATCTTTTCCTTATTGATTTTCAAATATATTCTTCTTTAG
- a CDS encoding 3-deoxy-D-manno-octulosonate 8-phosphate phosphatase (KDO 8-P phosphatase), whose protein sequence is MEDKSYKISLNNISTFIFDVDGVLTDGTVSIATDGQLIRTMNIKDGYAIKTALLNGYKVCVISGGANEGVRIRLRGLGVTDIYLGAHNKIEQFEEYTELYEINPENVLYMGDDIPDFPIMKIVGLPCCPQDAVPEIKSISKYISHRLGGKGAVRDVIEQVLKVHGKWDGNFSAKYD, encoded by the coding sequence ATGGAAGATAAAAGCTATAAAATATCATTGAATAACATCAGCACATTTATTTTCGACGTTGACGGCGTACTAACTGACGGTACTGTAAGTATTGCTACAGATGGTCAGTTAATTAGGACTATGAATATCAAAGATGGGTATGCCATCAAAACAGCATTGTTGAACGGCTATAAGGTCTGTGTGATTTCCGGAGGAGCCAATGAAGGCGTGCGCATTAGGCTGCGTGGGCTCGGAGTGACAGATATTTACCTGGGTGCCCACAACAAAATTGAGCAGTTTGAAGAGTACACTGAACTTTATGAGATTAATCCCGAGAATGTACTTTATATGGGAGACGACATTCCCGACTTTCCTATTATGAAAATAGTTGGTTTGCCGTGCTGCCCGCAAGATGCCGTTCCAGAAATCAAGAGCATTTCAAAATATATATCCCATCGATTAGGTGGAAAAGGAGCCGTTAGGGATGTAATAGAACAGGTTTTAAAGGTCCACGGCAAATGGGATGGTAATTTCAGTGCCAAATACGATTGA
- a CDS encoding Predicted oxidoreductase, contains short-chain dehydrogenase (SDR) and DUF2520 domains has translation MISVVLIGAGKVAKHLFKALNRSLEVSVKQWYNRDISVINPWKSKVEIIDDLNKLQEADLYILCISDDAIAKISRKLPFKNRFVVHTSGTVNVHDLDKKNRRGVFYPLQTFSKESEINFEEIPLCIEAIDKNDYQLLKKLAQHLGCKYYKISTEQRQTLHLSAVFVNNFVNQLYRIGHEICEEKYIEFEILKPLIMETASKLNDMSPYQAQTGPALRNDKKTITKHLKLLENKEHKQIYQLLTKSIKKTHGR, from the coding sequence ATGATATCCGTAGTTCTTATAGGCGCCGGCAAGGTTGCAAAACATTTATTTAAAGCTTTAAATAGAAGCTTAGAAGTATCTGTTAAACAATGGTATAATAGAGATATTTCTGTTATTAATCCATGGAAAAGTAAAGTAGAAATAATAGACGATTTAAATAAACTCCAAGAAGCCGACCTATACATCTTATGCATCAGCGACGACGCCATTGCCAAGATATCTAGAAAACTTCCTTTTAAAAATCGATTTGTTGTTCATACCTCAGGGACCGTAAATGTTCACGATTTAGACAAAAAAAATAGACGCGGGGTATTTTATCCTCTCCAAACTTTTTCTAAGGAAAGTGAAATTAATTTTGAAGAAATTCCTCTTTGTATTGAAGCGATTGATAAAAATGATTATCAGCTTCTAAAAAAATTAGCGCAACATTTAGGATGCAAGTATTATAAAATTTCTACTGAGCAGCGACAAACCTTACATCTTTCTGCGGTATTCGTTAACAATTTTGTTAATCAGCTGTACCGCATCGGTCATGAAATCTGTGAAGAGAAATACATTGAGTTCGAAATATTAAAGCCCTTGATTATGGAGACGGCATCAAAATTAAACGACATGTCTCCTTATCAAGCGCAAACCGGTCCGGCGCTCCGGAATGACAAAAAAACAATCACCAAGCATCTAAAGCTACTAGAAAATAAAGAGCATAAACAGATTTACCAACTATTGACCAAGTCTATAAAGAAAACCCATGGAAGATAA
- a CDS encoding cytochrome c-type biogenesis protein CcsB, protein MTFQKKVSNILFSTRLTATLFIVFAVSMAVGTLLDRNMDTSPTPYTRTIIYNAWWFEAIMAFFVINFAGNIYRYQLYKKKMWATLILHLSFVFILLGAFVTRYFGFEGLLLVREGATENMMLSRENFVTAYIDGDYMVNGEMQRRVVQEKVDFSDRLDNDFKITTEYDNKPVTIELQKFMAGAEEDIVPDDNGESYLKIVEASEGRSHNHYLKDGEVESIHNILISLNKEVEGAINISETPEGLMINSPYEGDYMTMATMAEGKLVKDSLQPLRLRSRYVIGNMQMVFPKPVVKGNFDIVKKAQILTGDEEGLVFKVDANGDSKMVNILGGQYISNPMKSVEVGGLTVSLGYGTKGVELPFSIKLNDFIAERYPGTENGYSSYESKVTVIDPEEGDFDYRIYMNNILDHRGYRFFQSSFDPDELGTRLSVNHDALGSWITYSGYFMLYFGLLAILFDKNTRFADLKRRLIKIKKNKSKMLTALLLFLSLASFSQNGQVGVEEEHSPVERPSKEQLDSIIAENITPTEHADQFGELVIQDLSGRMMPMNTYSSEVLRKLSKQDHYEDFDANQVMLSMQESPLFWYNIPLIYLSPKKADSIRAMIGIGKDQKYAALTDFLRVDGTYKLGPYLDEAYKAQVPNGFQKEFMEADQRVNLLYNTLGGRTMKIFPVIGDENNKWISPIEFEEGASEKIDDSLYGKFIQNSFKYYLSELYKAKQTGDYTTAQSLLEGFKRNQQKNGAEIMLSEEKIKMEILYNKYDIFKKLFSWYLYAGVLLFIVLIVQIFKERSKGINIAITTFKVAILLLFILHTTGLIIRWYISGHAPWSDAYESMIYVAWATMFFGLAFGRRSDLTIAATAFVTAMILMVAHWNWMDPAIANLQPVLDSYWLMIHVAVIVASYGPFTLGMILGLTALLLMIFTTKNNKSKMDLNIKELTVINEMSLTVGLVMLTIGNFLGGMWANESWGRYWGWDPKETWALISIMIYAFVIHMRLVPGLRSRFGFNLASILAFGSIMMTYFGVNFYLSGLHSYASGDQIVSFKFMAITLAIITVLGILAYRKYSLHFKK, encoded by the coding sequence ATGACTTTTCAAAAGAAAGTTTCCAATATTCTTTTTTCTACCAGACTTACCGCTACTTTATTCATTGTTTTTGCCGTGTCTATGGCCGTGGGTACTCTCTTAGATAGGAATATGGATACATCCCCAACTCCTTACACCAGAACGATTATCTATAATGCATGGTGGTTTGAAGCCATTATGGCATTCTTCGTTATTAATTTTGCTGGCAATATTTATCGCTATCAACTTTATAAGAAGAAAATGTGGGCAACGCTGATTCTTCACCTATCCTTTGTTTTTATTTTACTAGGCGCTTTTGTAACGCGCTATTTTGGGTTTGAAGGGCTGTTGCTGGTTAGGGAAGGTGCCACCGAAAATATGATGCTCTCTCGCGAAAACTTCGTAACTGCCTATATTGATGGGGATTATATGGTTAATGGCGAGATGCAGAGGAGAGTGGTTCAAGAAAAAGTTGATTTTTCGGACCGATTGGATAATGATTTTAAGATAACTACAGAATACGATAATAAACCGGTTACCATTGAGCTTCAAAAATTTATGGCTGGGGCCGAAGAAGATATTGTTCCTGACGATAATGGAGAAAGTTATTTAAAGATAGTTGAAGCGTCTGAAGGTCGCTCCCATAACCATTACCTAAAAGATGGTGAAGTTGAAAGCATTCACAACATTCTTATTTCTCTTAACAAGGAAGTGGAGGGCGCAATAAATATTTCTGAAACTCCCGAAGGTTTGATGATTAATTCTCCCTACGAAGGAGATTATATGACCATGGCAACCATGGCAGAAGGAAAATTGGTAAAGGATTCTCTTCAACCTTTAAGATTGCGTTCAAGATACGTAATCGGGAATATGCAAATGGTTTTCCCAAAACCGGTGGTTAAAGGGAATTTTGATATCGTTAAAAAAGCCCAAATCCTAACAGGAGATGAAGAAGGTCTCGTATTTAAGGTCGATGCCAATGGAGACTCTAAAATGGTAAATATTTTAGGGGGACAATACATTAGCAATCCGATGAAGAGTGTTGAGGTAGGAGGACTTACCGTTAGCTTGGGTTATGGCACCAAAGGAGTAGAATTGCCATTTAGTATTAAGTTGAATGATTTTATTGCAGAAAGATATCCTGGTACTGAGAACGGATATTCTTCCTATGAAAGTAAGGTAACGGTCATTGATCCTGAAGAAGGCGATTTCGATTATCGGATTTACATGAACAATATTCTGGACCATAGAGGTTATAGATTTTTTCAATCTAGCTTTGACCCAGATGAGTTGGGGACTAGACTTTCTGTTAATCACGATGCACTTGGCTCTTGGATTACCTATTCCGGATACTTTATGCTCTATTTTGGTCTGCTCGCGATTCTTTTCGACAAGAATACCCGCTTTGCCGATCTTAAACGAAGGTTGATCAAAATCAAAAAGAACAAGTCGAAAATGCTAACGGCATTGTTGTTATTTCTGTCGCTTGCATCATTTTCTCAAAATGGTCAAGTTGGAGTAGAAGAAGAACATTCTCCGGTAGAGCGTCCTTCAAAAGAACAGTTAGATTCTATTATTGCCGAAAACATAACTCCGACCGAACATGCTGACCAGTTTGGAGAATTAGTCATTCAGGATTTAAGTGGAAGAATGATGCCGATGAATACCTATTCATCAGAAGTGCTTAGGAAACTGAGCAAGCAAGACCATTATGAGGACTTTGATGCAAATCAGGTTATGCTTTCCATGCAAGAATCTCCCTTATTTTGGTACAATATTCCGTTGATATATCTCAGTCCGAAAAAAGCAGATTCAATTAGGGCAATGATAGGGATTGGTAAAGATCAGAAATATGCTGCGCTAACGGATTTTTTAAGGGTTGATGGTACTTATAAATTAGGGCCCTACTTGGATGAAGCTTATAAAGCGCAGGTCCCAAATGGTTTTCAAAAGGAATTTATGGAAGCCGACCAACGTGTCAATCTTCTATACAATACGCTAGGTGGAAGGACCATGAAAATCTTCCCGGTTATAGGAGACGAAAACAATAAATGGATCTCTCCTATAGAGTTTGAGGAAGGAGCATCAGAAAAAATCGATGATTCCCTATACGGCAAGTTTATTCAGAATAGCTTTAAATATTATCTGTCCGAACTTTATAAAGCCAAGCAAACAGGAGACTATACTACTGCTCAAAGCCTTTTAGAAGGCTTTAAGCGTAACCAGCAAAAGAATGGTGCGGAAATAATGCTTTCCGAGGAAAAGATCAAGATGGAAATTCTCTATAACAAGTACGATATCTTCAAGAAATTGTTCAGCTGGTATTTGTATGCTGGCGTGCTTTTATTTATCGTGTTGATTGTCCAGATCTTTAAAGAACGAAGTAAGGGGATTAATATCGCCATCACCACATTCAAGGTTGCGATATTGCTACTTTTTATTCTGCACACCACTGGACTCATCATAAGATGGTATATTTCTGGACATGCACCTTGGAGTGACGCCTACGAGTCCATGATATACGTTGCATGGGCCACGATGTTCTTTGGGTTAGCCTTTGGGCGTAGGAGTGATTTAACCATTGCTGCAACTGCCTTCGTAACCGCCATGATTTTAATGGTAGCACATTGGAACTGGATGGATCCCGCAATTGCAAATCTTCAACCGGTATTGGATAGTTATTGGTTAATGATTCACGTAGCAGTAATTGTTGCGAGTTATGGACCATTCACCTTAGGAATGATTTTAGGTTTAACCGCATTATTGTTGATGATTTTTACCACCAAGAACAACAAGTCTAAAATGGATCTTAACATCAAGGAATTGACTGTAATTAACGAAATGTCATTAACCGTCGGATTGGTAATGTTAACCATTGGTAACTTTTTAGGTGGTATGTGGGCCAATGAAAGTTGGGGCCGTTATTGGGGTTGGGACCCAAAGGAGACCTGGGCACTGATTAGTATCATGATTTATGCATTTGTAATACATATGAGATTAGTACCTGGTCTACGTAGCCGTTTTGGGTTTAATCTTGCTTCAATATTAGCTTTTGGAAGTATTATGATGACCTATTTTGGGGTTAATTTTTATCTTTCTGGTCTGCATTCTTACGCGAGCGGTGATCAGATAGTAAGTTTTAAATTTATGGCGATCACTTTAGCGATTATAACTGTTTTGGGTATACTTGCCTATCGAAAGTATAGTCTTCATTTTAAAAAGTGA
- a CDS encoding large conductance mechanosensitive channel, with amino-acid sequence MGLFKEFKEFAVKGNMMDMAIGIIIGAAFNKVIDVLVKQVLMPPLSMLSNGINFEDRRFVLKDSVLDGSGNVVYEEVAIGYGALIEATLDFLIIGFTVFIVVKFMNRLKNRAQDTKDPTVKTPKDIELLSQISELMEEQNALLKTKNV; translated from the coding sequence ATGGGTTTATTTAAAGAGTTTAAGGAGTTTGCCGTAAAGGGCAATATGATGGATATGGCGATTGGTATTATTATCGGTGCAGCCTTTAACAAAGTAATCGATGTTTTGGTTAAGCAGGTTCTAATGCCTCCGCTCTCCATGCTTTCTAACGGAATAAATTTTGAAGACAGAAGATTTGTCCTTAAAGATTCTGTTCTCGATGGTTCTGGAAATGTAGTTTATGAAGAGGTTGCGATTGGCTATGGTGCTTTGATTGAGGCGACCTTAGATTTTTTGATTATCGGATTTACGGTTTTTATCGTGGTAAAATTCATGAACCGATTAAAGAATAGAGCCCAAGATACCAAGGACCCAACGGTTAAGACCCCCAAGGATATTGAGCTATTATCTCAAATTTCAGAATTGATGGAAGAACAGAACGCGCTCTTAAAAACAAAAAATGTGTAA
- a CDS encoding Ribosomal protein S18 acetylase RimI has translation MEVKRTSSTDQDFISLVAFLDQDLADYDGDEHSFYDQYNKITNIKYALVLYKGGHPVGCGAVKEFDRDSMEVKRMFVLKDFRGNGYSSIILSELEKWAAELGYKRTVLETGKRQIPAVELYKSKGYKQIENYGQYAGVENSICFEKSIIS, from the coding sequence ATGGAAGTAAAGCGTACCTCTAGTACCGACCAAGATTTTATTTCTCTAGTAGCTTTCCTAGACCAAGATTTAGCGGATTATGATGGGGACGAGCATTCATTCTACGACCAGTACAACAAGATTACAAACATAAAATACGCATTGGTACTTTATAAAGGCGGACATCCAGTCGGCTGTGGTGCTGTCAAGGAATTCGATAGAGATTCAATGGAAGTCAAGCGAATGTTTGTGCTGAAGGATTTTCGAGGTAACGGGTATTCATCAATTATTCTATCGGAACTTGAAAAATGGGCAGCTGAATTAGGGTATAAACGTACGGTTTTAGAAACTGGAAAGAGACAAATCCCAGCGGTAGAACTTTACAAATCAAAAGGCTATAAACAGATTGAAAATTATGGTCAGTACGCTGGAGTTGAGAATAGTATTTGCTTCGAGAAGTCTATAATTTCATAA